In Magallana gigas chromosome 1, xbMagGiga1.1, whole genome shotgun sequence, the sequence cttcaaaacaaagttcatttgcagacacaggcagtgcagtaattaatctcaatgtgacagatacagataaagcttaggattttcttcctgtggaaggttaattaatcccaaaggacaaatattgcacagccttccatgtatacaatggtaacattctcagcagttatctctctttgcccattcattcttatgcagttatctctctttgcttattcattcttatgcatagttaaggaatctaccccaccaccccagctccaaaccagaagacatagataaccaaacttagcatcaaaaaatgtatttctgcctactaaactaccataccaaatttgaacttgattgggcaaccgtaaaaaaagttattagaaaaaaacagaaaatttgtggacggaaaagtgacagacggacggacagagtgattactatagggcacccgcaaatccttgcggggccctaataacAAAATTCGATCTGtattttgtacagatatatatttaaacacttTGATACAAAACCTTAAATATCAAAGACAGGACATCATTTCTTTCAAAGAAGTCCACTCCCTTATCCCATCTATCCAGCCATAATCATCCCCCAGCCACAGAATCAAAGACCATTCCCCTCTTACGTTTCACAAGCCACAACCGTCTCATCAGCCACAGCCGCCCCTCAACCACAGGATCAACAGAAAAGGTACTTCAAAATAATTCTTCAATTAATGTGTGGGATATCATTACTGCTTTTCTTATAGTGTGACTTTTCTACATGTTTTATaactttattgtaaacaaaaacacacCTAGCCTTGCTACATTGCACATTTATTAGATCCACCAAGGGAGTGAAGGttgataattattattatttttctgcaatttattattaattatagaagacCCCCCATACCACCCATACTACAGTCAAACATAAAAAATCCATCCCAAAATTTGaggttaatattttttatttattttcaagagTAGAATCCACAACACAAGATGATAGTGatgttatataaaatatcaacCAACTTTAATTTAATCTCGAACCCttctatagtttttttttaatatttcagcCACCTACGACTACCAAACCGCATGGAGAAGAAGGGATGACGACATTGACCACttttaagtaaatatttatctatttctTCTTTTTGTCTGTCActctttacaatatttttatcataattattttgagaatgttatatatatcaaaataaaacaaattcggTTTCTGAGGAGTCCAATATATACTGGATCAAGTTCACATATTTCAATGGATTCTTTTGATTCTGAAGGTTATTTACGGCCTCGCACAGACAGTGATAGTATATATGAGGAAGTTGTGTAAACTCTTTTCTTTCAGTTATCTTTGCAGTTCTGGCTACCACTTTTATTCTTGCAtcagttattgttaaaaaattttgcTATAAAAAAAAGAGACGGATCAATGTATTGTATCCTAAATATTATGAAGAATTTAAGTTAAATGCAAAAGAGACCTAGCATATTTTCTCTTGCTTTTAGTTATACCTACCTGCTTGTCAGCAATATCAATTGGATGCTTTTGTGCTTCAATAGCTTGCATTATAAGAAAGAGATTAAATAGAGCAAGACTTCTGCGATTAAATAATTCATCAGTACAAGCACTGGACGAGGAATCGATTTTAAATGATGAAGCATCTGCTGAAAATTTGTAACTCTGATTGATGTCAGTTTTATactgttttgatttttctttgtaGGCATTCTTTGTATTTTCACATACATAACAATTCAGCTAGAAATGATTAGAAGAAAAACTTGCTGCAATACACAACCTTTTGTtgaaaatgcacaaatatattagaatttttgtaacaaaattttTGGTTTTACCAAAAAAGTTCATTATGTATATAAGTCAAAATCAGATGACTAAAAATAATGTTACTCAAGTCAATTCTTTccgatttgaatttttcaagtcaaaatcagccaaaaacaTCCTCCAAGTCCAACGTTACTAATGTTACAGTTGCCGCCATTTTTGTGCTTGTAAATGTAAACGCCAAAACGAGAAATCCGGATTCGAATAGCTAGTTTCGAATAAACCAACagaataaattataatacacctacagcatataattatgaacccacagcatataattatgaacccacagcatataattatgaatccacagcatataataatgaaaccacagcatatcaTAAAATCATCTAACATAAGGCAGCCATGGCGTTCCATAATAGCCGGGCATCCAATGATGGTAATCCTGGCCAAGTCAAGTTTAAACATGACCATCTTATCTTGGCCGGTCGTGATTTCAATCTTGACTATTCATCACCGGTCATGATTTTCTATCCCAAAATTGCATGGCCAAGATTAATTTCccaagattttaaaagataaagattTATTTCCCAAGATTTCAAAAGATCAGGATTTACTCTCCAAAATTTGAGGTGATCTAGATTCGGCCAAGATTTAAAAGGCCATGAATCGGGCAAGATATTTTAGGATGCAGATGCCAGAAGCGCGACAATATTAGATCACATGCTTGCCAGGCCACGGGGGATCTATTACGCGCAGACAGGTATGGCTATAttttgggtttgtttttttttgtcacGAATATATAGCCATTATCTAAAGAAATACGAATTAAAATATCTGTTTAAACAAAGGAAGACGTATGTATTTCATGTTTTCCTCATTTTGCCGCTTTCTTTGACATACTGGAAATACATTCACGCCAGATTGTACCTTTTTGATGAATGCAGAAACctgcatttatatatttattaaacatttcactacataatttaagaaatgttcgtattgtatttttaagtttattcacGTATAAAATgagttttatataaattaattatagaATCATGTTTAATGAGTGTTGTTTGAAGGTGTGTCAGCATGTTATCTTATTCATACCATTACAAGCATGTTCATCATGCCCATTTTTTATGACGATTTCATCATTCTGTTGAAATAGTATTGGacaacatttatttcaatagtgataATGATGTGACATTATGATTTAAAATCTAGCTTATTCTATTTAATATGAAGGTTTGTCTATCATGCATATTTAATTGATGCAGTTGATTGCACATGTCAATATAGCTTCTAACAATAATGTGACCGTCTGGAGGGCGAgctcattttctttgattatttgtCTAATTCTTAAGTATACAGTTACTCTTTTTGAAAAATGCAGCAAGATTCACCATTCTACGAGGGTTGGTTCAAAAGGAATGTCACAGATGCGATAGAATCATGGAAAAACCGGGTAAAGTGACAAAAATTCGTGTTTTCAAATATCTACCTAATTCAATTAAGAcctgaaatttatttatttcacattacagacctgaaaattttaatgcattgtgaTTATCATTTctgaagataatatattttctGGAGCAATATGTAACGATAGTCGCCGCACGCTAGCGACGTCATTTCTAGATCTTTGACGTTCTGGTAGAATTTCGTAATTTAGTACTCTATATAAATTCGACCGGATGGTctatattacattttttgatcatttttttaataaagtttatTACATAACTAATtaatgtatatctaattaatgtttttgtaatCGATGAAGAAGTATATTGGATTATTCAATGTGCGATACGTTTGTCAATATCTCTTCAAGAAGTCATGTACGAATGCTGGTGAACCCGGCACCTGGTGAACTCGACACCGAGAATAGTgaattcggcatccggtaaactCGGCACCTGGTAAACTTGGCACCTGGTAAACTCGGCATCTGGTGAATTCGGCATTTGCATAGTATtcatttatctttttgtttctagacacacatttttgaaaaaaaaacatttattacaCAATGTATTTGACTGTATCTTTATCATGGAAATGTCAGTTTATGAAGAAATGTGAGTTTTTCAATGTAATTTATTACTTACGACCACATTTATCAACAGATACGAAATAATTCACTAGCTACTGGcttaacatatattttgaattgaatGAATTGATATCAATTATGTAAGAATTAATCTttctaaatatgaaaattttatgaacatttgCACATTTGGTTGTTATATGACCAGTTTAGTTTCATCTTGGCGCGATGTTCTTCACATTCATCAATGAGCATATCAGAGGCGCTCCAAGCTAATTACTGAGAAAATAGGCCTAGATAAAAGGTGAATTGAGGCAATTAATCCATATAACCATATTATTGCTAAATGTAGTTAAAAAAGTTTACAATAATTACTATAGGCAGAAATAAATAAAGGAGACAGATTGAATATCAGAAATGATTAATTTgtggtttttaaattattttcttatcatgTCCTTAATTTCTTGCATTGTAGTATGTTTACTACATTTTTTTACCATTAAAGAGCTACCTTATCACTTGCCACTGAAATTGTTGATACTGTGTGAACTATACTATTGCTTGTAGTTGTATGTTCAATTAACTCATTTATAAGTTTGTctaatttaattcattaaaatccTTTCAAGAACAACAACGATTATTATATTCTTAGCTACATCCATCTTTTAttcattatgaattttaaacataggCACAACGAATAACAAAAACAGTAatagaaattttgattaaaaaaaactcaataaaacaaatcaatatattttaaatgcagtgACAATAACAAACATACTTAATAAGTTAAAGACATTTTTACATTACAAGATGCACATTTCACGAAGGGGCacagctgtcgatatcacgatATCTGAACGAATCACATGTTCAAAGCTGGTGGTCCATAAATAGAAGCACAGCCCTTTAACAGTTCACTCGCAGTGATCGATCTTTCACAGTAGTTGTTCCATAGTTTGAAGACACGACCTTCCACCTGTGATGTCCTCTTCCTTTGGAATCTCTGCATCTTCCCTTCAGATACTATCTTCATCTGCACTTTCAGATACCATCTTCATCTGCACTGTGATGTTGGTCGATTTCCGAAGCAGAACAAGAAGAAGATGGTAAAAGGGAACCGATCCCTTGGTGGCAACACTGGTGTTTAGGCGGTTGTGCCATCCCTCCAATCATTGTTCGTCCGGATGGACGTCATGAACACACTCCAGTGATGGATCTTGAAGAATGAATCCACGTCCTGTAGTCATTCATGGACAACAGCATTGCCATACCAAATTGCTAAAAACCAATTGCTAACATATTGTACCTAAGAAATGCTATCTGTGCTGTTTACAAAATGTATCAGATAAATACTGAATTAATAATTAAGTTTTACCTGTAGGAATTGCATTCAAGTGCATTAGAATTTACATTTACCTGACGTCCGTGATCATGGACTTTCCTAAACACTGCCTGTGTCCAGTGGAACACACAGCCTTGGATGGGTGTTCCAGGGAACCGGTCCTTTAAGGCCTTCCACAGTGCTGCTTCAAAATCTGCAACAAATCCCTCCAAAGCAATGCTTTCTGGGAGTTGCTGGTCAATGAACCGCAGCACCTGCAACATGCAAAGAAAATATATAGCCTCAACTTTTAAGGtgtgtatttaattatattgtgtattgttatagaaaaaaatacatattgtcATCTTTTGAAGCCATGGTGGGAACTCTGCATAGCTCTATCCAGGTAGAAGAGCGTAAATATTGGTTTTGCAGAAAGTACAATCAGAGACATTACCTGGTAGTAATCATCCTGTCTCTTCCCTGACATAATGGCAAACACCAAAGGAACCTGCTTAATGTGCTGACCAGACTTTACAAATCCGTGGATGGAAAACATCTGCTTCCAGGGGTGGTTCACACAGCGGAAGGTGTCGTCCATATACCAGGTCTTTGCTTTAGCCAGAAGATCCAGCTGCCTCTCGGTGAAGAAGATCAGATGTCTTCTGTCCCCAACCAATAGGTCCCGGCGCAGGAATCCTGGAGCATGCCTCTCCAAGAAGTCCATCTAACTGCAAAAAATAGTTGATTCATGAACATattatttaaatgttgattACTTTGATTGGCTTGCAGCCAACCTGGGGATTTTTGGTATATAAAGCATAAACTATTCCAAGTGATGTAACaattaataaattcaatttcacCTTGTGGTGAAAGATAATAGTAGAAGATATGTCTTGCCTGACCTTAATTGAGTAAAGCATATAATTATTGGATAACATTGGTTATGATTTTCTCAATGTAACCCATCTCGTCATGCAGGTCAGATGGGTTTTTGGGTCTGTCCATCTGTCGAACTCTGTTGGCGGTTCTAACCAGGTACCCTGGGTTTGGCCTGCTGCCAGCTGGTGCTGATATATCTCCATTGGTCGTGATGGCTTTTTCCACAATGGACGAACTTCTCTCCTCAAATTTAGCTTGTTTGGCCTGCTGTTTGACCTGAAATAATATTGATTGCttaattattatttgttatgatataaataaaagaaagttTTGGTGTTTTTACCAACAAACTTACTGAATACTTTTTTACAAAGGTGAAGTTTCGCTATGTTTGCAAATAACCAAATTCAAACGAAATTTATCTCATTCTGCCATATATCTATGTGGCACAGTATATTATATatggaaattaaatttgaaagttcCTTATATTGTGAAATAAAATCTATTGTGGTTGGtaatttttcacaatttgtctAGGTAACAGatcatatatttattattaaacacttaaggtagctcgcgggtttactgcTTGTGAGAAGACCTACCCTAAAAATTTGTCCGCGTGATTGATAGGTTTCAGagatttatttctaaaatttatttgagattcgtctacgtagtaataatgttatcgtgatTCAAACACAGTTTCGCCGATAAAATCAAGCAaagccatttcaatgaaatatatagtaaaatgcatatCTTAGTTGAAAACCGCATttcaaaactatgctccaaacttttttTTGAGTCAATCATTCAATGCAAAGATAATTACCATACAACTTTTGACATATTAATTAGTTTGTAATTGTATACGATAACTAGCTAAAGCCAAAACAACTTTAATAGTTAgatcggtatttgaaaatacaaaatttataattataaaacgaGCGAAGATAATGCATACGGTTCAATTAAATTACAATGTACTTGTCTAAACATGATTTTAGATTAGATTTAGAGTTCCAACGCACACTCATACCTTATAGAAATAAATGCGACCATGTATGTCAAGTCTTTACATTTTTAGcacttgataattataaatgtttgtacaaACTCCAATTTAgctctttgaaatatttcattttatgtttctaaagattatttgttatttttaaaagaaatgtatgaGTTTCATATGACGGTAAACTCTTTACGTCgaatcctattgtgacgtcagcaaacccgcgagctacgttaagtcaataaaaatcattatataattttcaaattaatatacCTCTGCTTTAATCCTCAGTGCAATATGACATCCTGGGTCCCCTGCATGGATGTGCTGCTTTTGCCCTGGTCTGTAATTATCTCCATCCTGGATAATTGTGGCGGGGCAGTTGATAGTCCTGGACCGTTTGGTACACCTCCACAAAACATGGTCGTTCTtctgtttttgtaaaaaaattttaGATAGAATTGAGTATTGTAACATCATTAGATCCATTTCAACCTCAGGCAGCTTTGACATTTAATGATTTGCACATAGCGTAAATTCTGctctgttttaacaaattatcttaggccaaaaaaaaaatatgtttgtttcctatttcatctaattttaaaataatgtaggtcggctttttttttttaaaatgagctTTTACGTTTTCCCCTTTCCTTTGGCCTTACCTTTACGGTGTAGCTAAATCAAGTGCTATCAACCAGTTTCCTTTTGCCTCGTTCTGTGCCAGAGTCTACCATGTAATACTCCACCATGATGTCCTCTGCATCGTCAACAGGAATGGTGGTATCGTGGAGGGACTCATCCTGCACGGACCGTTCCACAACTGGTTCAGGCACATCAAATTAGCGATCAATGACAATGTCCTggaaaattaaatatcaaattattgatacAGCAATTTAAATTCATGTTTGTTTTACTTGTTGTCTGTAAGGTACAATTCAAGTAAATATATTTAGAGGTTTGTCAAGGAAAATTTTaccattcattttcattttcataactaaaaaacagtttgaaatatctataaaaaaaattaatttaacatattttcctTAATTGGTCTAGATAATGCTAATAatagatttttatatatttctaaaagttGTTTCAAAGTAAAATCTCTGGGTAGGAATCCCAATTAGTTTTTAGATAAATGATTATGCTCTAAGATATTTACGAAAAAAATTtccataatttttcataaaatattacttaaagCAATTGGTCTGTAATTTAATTCCTTGCTCTTCAGGGTTATacctttgtttttataaactGGAGTAATATTAGAAACCTTCCACACATGAGGGCGTTCTTTTCTAGTTAATGATACATCTATATCCTGGTCAGTGATGCAAAATATGTTCATAAAAAAGGTACCTGGGGGTAAAAGGGGTTCTGAACTATCAGTAGTTGTATAGTCCCCAGTAGTATGGGGAGGGTGTCATGCACACTTTTGATTCTAAAAAACTAGAGAAACTACAAttgcatgaaaataaatactttgTTTTCTAATTTATATTCAAGATACTGGCAgataatctaatttttttttataacattttgcttatttttatttattttatatttttagtttatccttgcatacatgtaatactacatgtactattagATAACATTTACTTTCTTAAAATTActacatttatcaaatatgtACATACTGGTGTAATATTagcctgaatgtcactacactTGCTAAAATTCTATACATACAACTATATATACACTATAAATGTGATTATTTAGGTGTAAACAGAATTCAATATGGTATCTTATACAGtacatttttatgaatttaaacaatatgtGAATTTACGCTTTAACTTAATGCCACATTCTATATgtgttttttcatttataattatcagagagagagagagagagagagagagagagagagagagagagagaggggggggggagagttCAAAGCAATCCTCTAAAAAGTCTTGCACTAATCAGAGATAAAATACATTCTTAGAATTTATGCTTTGACAAGTATTTTTGTGTTGCAGCACAAGTATCAAGAAAAAGGTTAACTTTCTAGATAGAAGATTGAGAATCAGTTTTCaacatattttcattgattgttgaatagttttgaaatttcatgtatttttccaAAAGTATAATTGATTGTAGAAAgttaatacaatgtattacaaGACGTGTAAATTCAGTAGCATTGAAAGTTGGGTTATACagtgtaaatttaaatattttcctatttttaGTGATCTTAAACTAGTAATATTGCATAGTGCCTTGatcatataattaaaatatttaaatatttcataaatactatataaatagtaaGAATCTATTGGTGATTTCTTAATAAGTTTCATAttaatcatacatgtagatatgggaatcaagtataaattttatatttaaaattttatatatttaaagtataaaaactcttttttatttaatatacgctattttaataaatgtcagctatttaaaaataatcaatttgatcataaaattaaaatatttcataaatattccaTAAATAGTCAGAGTCTAATGGTAATATCTTAATTAGtttcataattatacatgtagatattattTTATAGGGGATTCAAGTGaactttataaatatacaaacaattaatatatgcattgttattacatatttactttcttttcaaatttgtttttttaaatatatgtgtttataatgtaaaaaatatattttacttaccACCCATTGCTTTTGTCTTCTTGAAGTCGCAAGAAAAAGTGACATGGGGAAGCCCATGTGTTGACAGGGTCTCTTCATCAACCTCCTCATAATTAGTACCTCATCCCTTCTATGTGTACGGGTAATACACCGTATAATAGCACCTGGTAGCCCCTTCCATGTTTACTAGAAATACCCCGCTGTCATCTTGTTGTTTTAGCAATTTAAACAAGGTACACACTGGATAACACATGCTTAAGTACAGTACCTTTGATGTTGTGTATACGTAATCATATTACTGTTTTATAtaggaaataaattataatgtttACAAATCTACCCTTTTTCTtcgtttttatatttaattattatcattcattcatatatattaatcatatatatactctTTGCAGTTGGTTGTTTTTAACTGCTTTTATTCACGGAATAcgtgaaatttttatttgtcaCAATTGCATCATGGTTTTGTGTTTCttcgatgtttttttttttatatctgagttatgataataaaaaaaataacgaggttttgtatttcttctttgtttatttatagtattgataagaaaaaaagatCGAGGTGCCGAGATCAGCAGAAATCCTGATGCCGAGTTTACCAGGAGCCGAGTTTACCAGGTGCCGACTTCACTATTTACGCAGGTGCCAAATTAACCAGGTGCCGAGTTCACTTGTTACCTCATGAACGTAGCTTTATGATATTGCCACTGCCGTAAGAACCCAGCTTTAATTGTCCTTCAGAGCGTATGTCTTCTATCTAATTCATTTATTAACACGACATGCTTTTATCAGGTATTGGAACCACGTTTAAGGTACCCTGTTTACTCATTCTCAATTTTAGATTGATATATCAATTCCAGTACATTTTTAGTGATTTCTATCCATCGAAGCAAACAATGCATCGTATCACTATTTGTATGTCTAGCCCTTATATCC encodes:
- the LOC117687414 gene encoding uncharacterized protein; amino-acid sequence: MDFLERHAPGFLRRDLLVGDRRHLIFFTERQLDLLAKAKTWYMDDTFRCVNHPWKQMFSIHGFVKSGQHIKQVPLVFAIMSGKRQDDYYQVLRFIDQQLPESIALEGFVADFEAALWKALKDRFPGTPIQGCVFHWTQAVFRKVHDHGRQQFGMAMLLSMNDYRTWIHSSRSITGVCS